From a region of the Halolamina sp. CBA1230 genome:
- a CDS encoding luciferase, with protein sequence MTTSDTTQPDSTARRTTSDSDVGPFPRVGIDAVALKPTEVDVSRAADLAASTLVVDYEGRESFPDAGTLRALAETADVLVTTPVRADGFDPLGDDSLSDSIPEAVGRVLVAGNGAYLSEAESQRAVAPRFGEAHERYPDAWVGTEGVERIALATGAPQFELLSRSTERDARALRAAGFDGELAVYAPTVLTDDEDAILDAVGAYVSRRATVRRALPDEYETDSAATGRAREVLLAASKDFAIVGDEETVRGRVEGLHGAGVDTVVGYPARGLDELLDA encoded by the coding sequence ATGACCACGTCCGACACCACACAGCCCGACAGCACCGCCCGGCGAACCACGAGCGACAGCGATGTCGGGCCGTTCCCGCGTGTCGGTATCGACGCAGTCGCGCTCAAGCCCACGGAGGTCGACGTCTCGCGCGCGGCCGACCTCGCGGCGTCGACGCTCGTCGTCGACTACGAGGGCCGCGAGTCGTTCCCCGACGCCGGCACGCTCCGGGCGCTGGCCGAGACGGCCGACGTGTTGGTCACCACCCCCGTCCGCGCGGACGGGTTCGACCCGCTGGGTGACGACTCGCTGTCGGACTCGATCCCCGAGGCGGTCGGACGCGTGCTCGTTGCGGGCAACGGCGCGTACCTCTCGGAGGCGGAGAGCCAGCGCGCCGTCGCCCCCCGGTTCGGCGAGGCCCACGAACGCTACCCTGACGCCTGGGTCGGCACCGAGGGCGTCGAACGGATCGCGCTCGCGACCGGCGCACCCCAGTTCGAACTGCTCTCGCGCTCGACCGAGCGCGACGCCCGCGCGCTGCGGGCCGCCGGCTTCGACGGCGAGCTCGCGGTGTACGCGCCCACCGTGCTGACCGACGACGAGGACGCGATCCTCGACGCCGTCGGCGCGTACGTCTCCCGGCGGGCGACCGTCCGGCGCGCGCTGCCCGACGAGTACGAAACCGACTCGGCGGCGACCGGTCGCGCCCGCGAGGTGCTGCTTGCCGCGAGCAAGGACTTCGCGATCGTCGGCGACGAGGAGACGGTCCGTGGGCGCGTCGAGGGGCTCCACGGCGCCGGCGTCGACACGGTCGTCGGCTACCCCGCGCGGGGGCTGGACGAACTGCTCGACGCCTAG
- a CDS encoding CoA pyrophosphatase, whose product MELSGLGGYEPATVTDAERWASVLAPVIERDGEPSLLFIKRAEHLGSHPGQMAFPGGGHEPFDPDLTATARREAFEEIGLLESEPSIVGQLDDTTTTSGYAIRPFVASVPDRDYEPDDREVAEITTLPVAELTDPANYESERRERTSVGDTRVHYFHVGDYTVWGATGRMLVQLLELTTDWRAPESPDRVVDAEAEFPV is encoded by the coding sequence ATGGAACTGTCGGGGCTCGGCGGCTACGAGCCGGCAACCGTCACCGACGCGGAGCGCTGGGCCAGCGTGCTCGCGCCGGTGATCGAGCGGGACGGCGAGCCCTCACTGCTGTTCATCAAGCGGGCCGAACATCTCGGCTCCCACCCCGGCCAGATGGCGTTCCCCGGCGGCGGCCACGAGCCGTTCGACCCGGACCTGACCGCCACCGCCCGCCGGGAGGCGTTCGAGGAGATCGGCCTCCTGGAGTCCGAACCCTCGATCGTCGGGCAGCTCGACGACACGACCACCACCTCCGGCTACGCGATCCGGCCGTTCGTCGCGTCGGTGCCCGACCGCGACTACGAGCCCGACGACCGCGAGGTGGCCGAGATCACGACGCTGCCGGTCGCCGAGCTGACCGACCCCGCGAACTACGAGTCCGAGCGTCGGGAGCGCACGAGCGTCGGCGACACCCGGGTCCACTACTTCCACGTCGGCGACTACACCGTCTGGGGCGCGACGGGCCGGATGCTGGTGCAGCTGCTCGAACTCACTACCGACTGGCGCGCGCCGGAGAGCCCCGACCGCGTCGTCGACGCCGAGGCCGAGTTCCCGGTGTAA
- a CDS encoding helix-turn-helix domain-containing protein: MSGGSIDITEFESGESDEFGGGNPTERIVEFLASHDDRAWKAATIAERTGIDAETVSSLLSRLKERELVRHKSPYWAITDDEERLAEARRTHEATVRYDEQFGEEDESEWETEDSEVLE; this comes from the coding sequence ATGTCCGGAGGCAGCATCGACATCACGGAGTTCGAATCCGGGGAGTCCGACGAGTTCGGCGGCGGGAACCCAACCGAACGGATCGTCGAGTTCCTCGCCAGCCACGACGACCGGGCCTGGAAGGCGGCGACGATCGCCGAACGGACGGGAATCGACGCCGAGACGGTGAGTTCGCTTCTCTCCCGGCTCAAGGAGCGGGAGCTCGTCCGGCACAAGAGTCCGTACTGGGCGATCACCGACGACGAGGAACGACTGGCCGAGGCTCGACGGACGCACGAGGCGACCGTCCGCTACGACGAGCAGTTCGGCGAGGAGGACGAGTCGGAGTGGGAGACTGAGGACTCGGAGGTGCTGGAGTGA
- a CDS encoding type II toxin-antitoxin system PemK/MazF family toxin, with protein sequence MREIRNGDVIWSEDLYKDGNAGRPLLVIGNAEMTEHGMQFVCVNLTSRGYHEHSIAIKEGEYEDAPLPLESHALPWVFQTLSREHVRSYKTCIVAEKLRTITEAARSYLGREA encoded by the coding sequence GTGAGGGAGATCCGGAACGGCGACGTGATCTGGAGCGAGGACCTGTACAAGGACGGGAACGCCGGGCGGCCGCTGCTCGTGATCGGCAACGCGGAGATGACCGAACACGGGATGCAGTTCGTCTGCGTGAATCTGACGTCCAGAGGGTACCACGAACACTCCATCGCGATCAAGGAAGGCGAGTACGAAGACGCACCACTGCCGCTGGAGAGCCACGCCCTCCCGTGGGTGTTCCAGACGCTATCTCGGGAGCACGTCCGGAGCTACAAGACCTGTATCGTTGCGGAGAAGCTCCGAACGATCACGGAGGCCGCGAGGAGCTACCTCGGGCGCGAAGCGTAG
- the thsB gene encoding thermosome subunit beta has protein sequence MSQRQRGGGQPMIIMGDDSQRVKDKDAQEYNISAARAVAEAVRSTLGPKGMDKMLVDSMGDVTITNDGVTILEEMDIDNPTAEMIVEVAETQEEEAGDGTTTAVAIAGELLKNAEELLEQDIHPTAVIKGFHLASEQAREEVEDISRQVDATDTELLAKVAETSMTGKGAELDKEHLAQLIVEAIEAVTVEAEDGSHVVDLANLNIETQKGRGVSESDLLNGAVVSKDPVHDNMPSEVEDADTLLLDAAIEVDEADVDTNVSIDSPDQLQSFLDQEEQELRDKVDAIVETGADVVFCQKGIDDLAQHYLAKEGVLAIRRVKSSDIGFLKNVLGGNVVSTFDGLSADDLGHGSVRRDEGDEMFYVEGDDSHGVTLLLRGSTDHVVDELERGVEDALDVVGTTVSDGRVVAGGGAIEVELASRLREFADSVTGREQLAVEAFADSLELVPRVLAENAGLDSIDTLVDLRAAHEAGDQTAGLNVYSGEVEDTYEGGVVEPAHSKEQAVSSATEAANLVLKIDDIIAAGDLSTSSDEDEGGPGGGMGGMGGMGGMGGAM, from the coding sequence ATGAGTCAACGACAGCGAGGCGGCGGTCAGCCCATGATCATCATGGGCGACGACTCCCAGCGAGTGAAGGACAAGGACGCACAGGAGTACAACATCTCCGCGGCCCGGGCGGTGGCCGAGGCGGTACGCTCCACCCTCGGTCCGAAAGGGATGGACAAGATGCTCGTCGACTCGATGGGCGACGTCACCATCACGAACGACGGCGTCACCATCCTCGAGGAGATGGACATCGATAACCCGACGGCCGAGATGATCGTCGAGGTCGCCGAGACCCAGGAGGAGGAGGCCGGCGACGGGACGACCACGGCCGTCGCGATCGCGGGCGAGCTCCTGAAGAACGCCGAGGAGCTCCTCGAGCAGGATATTCACCCCACCGCGGTGATCAAAGGGTTCCACCTCGCGAGCGAGCAGGCCCGCGAGGAGGTCGAGGACATCTCCCGGCAGGTCGACGCGACCGACACCGAACTCCTCGCGAAAGTCGCCGAGACGTCGATGACCGGCAAGGGCGCGGAGCTCGACAAGGAGCATCTCGCCCAGCTGATCGTCGAGGCCATCGAGGCCGTCACCGTCGAGGCCGAGGACGGCAGCCACGTCGTCGACCTCGCGAACCTCAACATCGAGACCCAGAAGGGTCGGGGCGTCTCCGAGAGCGACCTGCTCAACGGCGCGGTCGTCTCGAAGGACCCCGTCCACGACAACATGCCGAGCGAGGTCGAGGACGCGGACACGCTCCTGCTCGACGCGGCCATCGAGGTCGACGAGGCCGACGTCGACACCAACGTCTCCATCGACTCGCCCGACCAGCTCCAGTCGTTCCTCGACCAAGAGGAGCAGGAGCTCCGCGACAAGGTCGACGCGATCGTCGAGACCGGCGCCGACGTGGTGTTCTGCCAGAAGGGGATCGACGACCTCGCTCAGCACTACCTCGCCAAGGAGGGCGTCCTCGCGATCCGCCGCGTGAAGTCCTCGGACATCGGCTTCCTGAAGAACGTGCTCGGCGGCAACGTCGTGAGTACGTTCGACGGGCTGAGCGCCGACGACCTCGGCCACGGCTCGGTGCGCCGTGACGAGGGCGACGAGATGTTCTACGTCGAGGGCGACGACTCCCACGGCGTCACCCTCCTGCTGCGCGGCTCCACCGACCACGTCGTCGACGAGCTCGAGCGCGGCGTCGAGGACGCGCTGGACGTCGTCGGCACCACCGTCTCCGACGGCCGCGTGGTCGCCGGCGGCGGCGCCATCGAGGTCGAGCTCGCCAGCCGCCTGCGCGAGTTCGCCGACAGCGTCACCGGCCGCGAGCAGCTGGCCGTCGAGGCGTTCGCCGACTCCCTGGAGCTCGTCCCCCGCGTGCTCGCGGAGAACGCCGGGCTGGACTCCATCGACACGCTGGTCGACCTGCGCGCCGCTCACGAGGCCGGCGACCAGACCGCTGGCCTGAACGTCTACAGTGGCGAGGTCGAAGACACCTACGAGGGCGGCGTCGTCGAGCCCGCCCACTCGAAGGAGCAGGCGGTCTCCAGCGCCACCGAGGCCGCGAACCTCGTGCTCAAAATCGACGACATCATCGCCGCGGGCGACCTCTCGACCTCGAGCGACGAGGACGAGGGCGGCCCCGGCGGCGGTATGGGCGGTATGGGCGGCATGGGCGGCATGGGCGGCGCGATGTGA